The following proteins are encoded in a genomic region of Coffea eugenioides isolate CCC68of chromosome 6, Ceug_1.0, whole genome shotgun sequence:
- the LOC113773719 gene encoding uncharacterized protein LOC113773719: MDSSLWDPPICEDDSADFKGNWQSDFSSGVGCDVMEEDAINERQVALEDDAWAKICFDTLTERTKVLDISIQRLKNEKVQQQQGQASSSQTHGDPAQNEKQQTENELNFCFQTDGDPAQNKKQQTEDELDVCFQTDGDAAKIESPQTEKDLDSHIQTCKEPSQNQKIQLEHEMRVLCQTHLEPAQIENLQAEHERDFNFQTNGDPGQDETLQMEHEMGVPHHKHGEPAPKLSEILKALLEKYYFPNRDKQSTDETGLSNAEAIACVAKSLEEIAEPFNPEVSEDAEEKDQVKTTSLHYFAVPSMAALRNLSSARFEFAILTCDSCRLQDFLSLCYIFILVFFKQ; encoded by the exons ATGGATTCTTCTCTCTGGGATCCACCAATTTGTGAAG ATGACAGTGCTGATTTTAAAGGAAATTGGCAGTCTGATTTCTCCTCTGGTGTGGGGTGCG ATGTCATGGAAGAAGATGCCATAAATGAAAG gCAAGTGGCTTTGGAAGATGATGCTTGGGCTAAGATATGCTTTGATACTTTGACAGAGAGGACCAAGGTGCTAGATATCTCGATTCAGAGATTGAAGAATGAAAAAGTGCAACAGCAACAAGGACAGGCGTCTAGTTCCCAAACACATGGAGATCCTGCTCAGaatgaaaaacaacaaacaGAAAATGAACTAAACTTTTGTTTCCAAACAGATGGAGATCCTGCTCAGAATAAAAAACAACAAACAGAAGATGAATTGGATGTTTGTTTTCAAACAGATGGAGATGCTGCGAAAATTGAAAGCCCACAAACAGAGAAGGACCTTGATTCTCACATCCAAACATGTAAGGAACCTTCTCAGAACCAAAAAATACAATTGGAACATGAGATGCGTGTTCTTTGCCAAACACATCTAGAACCTGCTCAGATTGAAAACCTGCAAGCGGAACATGAGAGGGATTTTAATTTCCAAACAAATGGAGATCCTGGTCAGGATGAAACACTACAAATGGAACATGAAATGGGTGTCCCTCACCATAAACATGGAGAACCTGCTCCGAAACTGAGTGAAATACTAAAAGCTCTTCTGGAAAAGTACTACTTTCCAAACAGAGATAAGCAG TCCACAGATGAGACCGGCTTGAGCAATGCTGAAGCAATAGCCTGTGTTGCTAAATCCTTGGAAGAGATTGCTGAACCTTTTAATCCGGAAGTTTCAGAGGATGCGGAAGAGAAAGACCAGGTAAAGACAACCTCTTTGCATTATTTTGCAGTTCCTAGCATGGCTGCCCTGCGAAATCTGTCAAGTGCTAGATTTGAATTCGCAATTCTAACTTGTGACTCGTGTAGACTACAAGATTTCCTTTCTCTTTGTTACATTTTCATATTGGTTTTCTTCAAACAATGA
- the LOC113776486 gene encoding MDIS1-interacting receptor like kinase 2-like: MILAIAPVAVAAKESAVNLLEAEALLKTGWWGDSSATATNISAHCQWSGIVCNDAGSVTEILLPNCRIYDELKIFSFSSFPNLVRLDLSRNELYGAIPHQIGALSKLTYLDLSSNRLEGELPSSLGNLTQLAQLDVSLNWIDSLIPPGIENLTNLVTLDLSQNSFGGPIPSTLGQLSNLDSLDLSNNHFNGTIPLTLFNLTNLSRLYIHSNPSMGGFLPKEIGNLKSLIQLDLSYSGFSGSIPPTLFNLTNLSRLYIHSNPAMGGFLPKEIGNLKSLVELDINGLNLSGALPSALCRLTKLASLSGAENQIYGSIPSEIGNLKILEYLNLGSNRLIGQIPPTLGNLSALVNLNLSSNQISGSIPLGLFDIPSLRFLDLSSNQLTGSIPTQFGDDIFKSEGHLLTLNLSHNILSGTVPSSFMLLGELLGDIDLSYNALEGELPCKLVIQFGSERFVGNPHLRHDSTLCGVSPPVMGNHTPVIVGNHRHRTLYYIIGLGVTLLVFAITGGLVIYIRCFKKVKVELMDNKHGDIFRIWNYDGHMAYEDIIKATNDFDVCYCIGTGGYGSVYRARLPSGKVVALKKLHRLEGENPNFDKSFRNEADMLSKIRHRNIVKLFGFCLHKRCMFLIYEYMDRGSLFCILRDETEAVELDWIKRVNLIKGIASALSYLHYDCDPPIIHRDVSSNNILLNSQLEATLSDFGTARILELDSSNQTVIAGTFGYMAPELAYTMVVTEKSDVYSFGVVVLETLFGKHPQDFLSSFSSQPNEPILLKDLLDARLPPPTNPLVVRNVVLATALALDCVNANPKCRPTMQQVVNRFEEGRREPTRPLHTIAVNQLVSPPELSLPDQTYTVV; encoded by the exons ATGATACTAGCTATTGCACCAGTTGCAGTAGCAGCAAAGGAGTCTGCTGTGAATTTATTGGAAGCTGAGGCACTGCTCAAGACTGGCTGGTGGGGAGACAGTAGTGCTACTGCAACAAACATCTCTGCCCACTGCCAGTGGTCTGGTATTGTTTGCAACGATGCTGGTAGCGTTACCGAAATACTACTTCCGAACTGCAGAATTTACGATGagttgaaaattttcagcttctCTTCTTTTCCGAACCTGGTTAGACTGGATCTCAGTCGAAATGAACTTTACGGAGCCATCCCACATCAAATAGGTGCACTCTCCAAACTCACCTATCTCGATTTGTCTTCCAACAGACTTGAAGGCGAGCTCCCGTCTTCTCTAGGAAACCTTACACAACTAGCACAGCTTGATGTTTCTTTGAACTGGATTGATAGCTTAATTCCTCCAGGTATTGAAAACTTGACAAATTTGGTTACTCTAGACTTGAGCCAGAATTCTTTTGGTGGTCCCATTCCTTCAACTCTTGGCCAATTGTCTAATCTTGACTCTCTTGACCTCAGCAATAACCACTTCAATGGGACGATTCCTTTAACTCTTTTTAATTTGACAAATCTTTCCCGATTATACATTCACTCGAATCCCTCAATGGGAGGATTTCTCCCAAAAGAAATAGGAAATTTGAAGAGTTTAATTCAATTAGACTTGAGTTACAGTGGATTTTCTGGCAGCATCCCTCCAACTCTTTTTAATTTGACAAATCTTTCTCGGCTATACATTCATTCGAATCCCGCAATGGGAGGATTTCTCCCAAAAGAAATAGGAAATTTGAAGAGTTTAGTTGAATTAGACATCAACGGCCTTAATCTTTCAGGTGCCCTTCCTTCAGCCCTTTGCCGCCTAACCAAATTAGCATCTCTTTCAGGTGCTGAGAATCAAATTTATGGTTCCATTCCCTCTGAAAtaggaaatttgaaaattttggaatatCTCAATCTTGGGTCCAACCGGCTGATTGGTCAAATCCCTCCGACCCTTGGCAATCTGTCTGCTCTAGTTAATTTGAACCTCTCTTCTAACCAAATAAGTGGTTCCATACCTCTTGGACTTTTCGATATACCTTCTCTAAGATTTCTAGATCTTTCCTCAAACCAACTTACTGGCTCAATTCCTACCCAATTTGGGGATGACATTTTTAAATCCGAGGGGCACCTTTTGACTTTGAATCTTTCCCACAATATTCTCTCTGGCACTGTCCCCTCGTCTTTTATGCTACTAGGCGAGCTACTGGGGGACATCGACCTGTCCTATAATGCTTTGGAAGGTGAACTTCCGTGCAAGCTTGTCATTCAGTTTGGTTCAGAAAGATTTGTCGGCAATCCACACTTGCGTCACGATTCCACTCTTTGTGGAGTATCTCCTCCTGTTATGGGAAATCACACTCCTGTTATTGTGGGAAATCATAGACATCGCACCCTATACTACATCATAGGTCTTGGCGTAACGTTGTTGGTGTTCGCAATAACTGGCGGATTAGTAATTTATATCCGCTGCTTCAAGAAAGTTAAAGTCGAGCTCATGGACAATAAACATGGAGACATTTTCAGAATATGGAACTATGATGGACATATGGCTTACGAAGACATAATTAAAGCAACCAACGATTTTGATGTCTGTTACTGCATCGGGACAGGAGGGTATGGCTCTGTATACAGAGCACGGTTGCCAAGTGGGAAAGTAGTGGCTTTGAAAAAGCTTCACCGTTTGGAAGGCGAGAATCCAAATTTTGACAAGAGCTTTAGGAATGAAGCCGACATGCTATCTAAAATCAGGCACAGGAACATTGTAAAGCTCTTCGGATTCTGCCTGCACAAGCGATGCATGTTTCTGATTTATGAGTATATGGACAGAGGAAGCTTGTTTTGTATCTTGAGAGATGAAACCGAAGCTGTGGAGCTGGATTGGATTAAAAGAGTGAATTTGATCAAGGGCATTGCCAGTGCATTGTCCTACTTGCATTACGATTGTGATCCGCCAATCATTCACAGGGATGTGTCAAGCAACAACATTCTTTTGAATTCACAGCTCGAAGCAACTCTTTCTGACTTTGGAACTGCGAGGATTTTGGAACTTGATTCATCAAATCAAACAGTCATTGCAGGCACCTTTGGCTACATGGCACCAG AGCTAGCCTATACCATGGTGGTCACTGAAAAGTCTGATGTGTATAGCTTTGGCGTTGTGGTGCTGGAAACGCTGTTTGGAAAGCATCCACAAGATTTCCTTTCCTCCTTTTCATCACAACCCAATGAACCAATACTGCTGAAGGATCTTCTTGATGCCCGTCTGCCCCCTCCGACTAACCCTTTGGTGGTTCGAAATGTGGTTCTCGCAACAGCGTTAGCCCTGGATTGCGTCAACGCAAACCCGAAATGTCGACCAACAATGCAGCAAGTGGTGAACCGATTTGAAGAGGGCAGGCGAGAACCAACTAGGCCTTTGCACACCATTGCTGTGAATCAGCTTGTTAGTCCTCCAGAACTTTCACTGCCTGACCAAACCTACACAGTAGTTTAA